The following coding sequences are from one Devosia yakushimensis window:
- a CDS encoding cobyrinate a,c-diamide synthase translates to MSLAKGLVIAAPRSGSGKTVVTLGLLAALRRQGVVVAPAKTGPDYIDPAFLGRAALRDAVNLDPWSMRPARLKHLASVQATGAELLLVEGVMGLFDAAADGFGSTGDLAQLLDLPVILVVDADRQSQSIAPLVAGFANWRLGVRIGGVILNRVASMKHERMLVGALAATGIPCLGAIPRNPALAVPERHLGLVLPGEVQAFETFLDAAAEAVGNYVDLARLRALAAPLPEAAASTPSLPPLGQRIAIARDAAFAFLYPHLLDGWRAMGAELSFFSPLVDEAPRADADAVFLPGGYPELHGPALAAADRFKAGLTAARDRNALIYGECGGFMVLGEALVDKAGHSHAMAGLLPLTTRIDRPKRTLGYRRLAQAGDLPWPNRLNGHEFHYSSAKQSRMTPLFAAADANGETLPPMGAVIGRVMGSYAHVIDAA, encoded by the coding sequence ATGTCTTTGGCTAAGGGGCTCGTCATCGCCGCGCCGCGCTCCGGGTCGGGCAAGACCGTGGTCACCCTCGGCCTGCTCGCCGCCCTGCGCCGTCAGGGTGTGGTGGTCGCGCCTGCCAAGACCGGTCCTGATTATATCGACCCCGCCTTTCTTGGCCGCGCGGCCCTGCGCGATGCCGTCAATCTCGATCCATGGTCGATGCGCCCCGCACGCCTCAAGCATCTCGCCTCGGTGCAGGCGACAGGGGCTGAATTGCTGCTGGTTGAAGGCGTCATGGGTCTGTTCGACGCCGCAGCCGATGGCTTTGGCTCCACTGGCGATCTCGCCCAATTGCTGGATTTGCCCGTTATCCTCGTCGTCGATGCCGATCGGCAAAGCCAATCGATAGCGCCATTGGTCGCCGGCTTTGCCAATTGGCGCCTCGGCGTCCGTATTGGTGGCGTTATCCTCAATCGCGTCGCTTCCATGAAGCACGAGCGCATGCTGGTTGGCGCTCTGGCTGCCACTGGCATTCCCTGCCTCGGCGCCATTCCGCGCAATCCGGCTTTGGCCGTGCCCGAGCGCCACCTTGGCCTCGTGCTGCCCGGCGAGGTCCAGGCCTTCGAGACGTTTCTCGATGCGGCCGCCGAGGCGGTCGGCAATTATGTCGATCTCGCTCGCCTGCGGGCCCTGGCCGCCCCCTTGCCCGAGGCCGCCGCATCCACCCCATCGCTGCCGCCACTGGGCCAGCGCATTGCTATTGCCCGCGATGCGGCTTTTGCCTTCCTCTATCCCCATCTGCTCGATGGCTGGCGGGCCATGGGCGCCGAACTGAGTTTCTTTTCCCCCCTGGTCGATGAGGCGCCTCGCGCCGATGCCGATGCGGTCTTCCTGCCCGGCGGCTATCCTGAGCTGCATGGGCCGGCCCTGGCCGCGGCCGATAGATTTAAGGCGGGCCTCACCGCCGCGCGCGACCGCAATGCCCTGATCTATGGGGAATGCGGGGGCTTCATGGTGCTGGGCGAGGCACTGGTGGACAAGGCCGGCCACAGCCATGCCATGGCCGGCCTGCTGCCGCTCACCACCCGCATCGACCGCCCCAAACGCACCCTGGGTTATCGCCGCCTGGCCCAGGCCGGCGATCTGCCCTGGCCCAACCGGCTCAATGGCCACGAATTTCACTATTCCTCGGCCAAACAATCGCGGATGACGCCGCTTTTCGCGGCCGCCGATGCCAATGGTGAAACCCTGCCACCCATGGGCGCCGTCATTGGCCGTGTCATGGGGTCTTACGCCCACGTCATCGATGCGGCATAA
- a CDS encoding cobalt-precorrin-6A reductase translates to MKILILGGTAEARELAERLVAMGHAVITSLAGRTQDPKLPRGDIRMGKFGGIPGLCAYLRAAGIERLVDATHPYAGLMSINAVAAAQATGIALVRYMRPAWEQKPGANWLTVETAAEAAAALPHNADVLLTTGHTGLDKFLERDDCRFVVRTIEAPAMALPRHASLLQSRPPYGLIDEMALMEREGITHLVTKNSGGAQTSAKLEAAQRLGVKVIMIARPAYGPALEVSSVEEAIAALELG, encoded by the coding sequence ATGAAAATCCTGATCCTGGGAGGAACGGCGGAAGCGCGGGAGCTGGCCGAGCGGCTGGTGGCGATGGGGCATGCCGTCATCACCTCCCTGGCCGGGCGAACGCAAGACCCCAAATTGCCCCGGGGCGATATTCGCATGGGTAAATTTGGCGGCATACCGGGCCTGTGCGCCTATTTGCGCGCAGCGGGCATAGAGCGACTGGTGGATGCGACACACCCCTATGCGGGGCTGATGTCGATAAATGCCGTTGCCGCGGCGCAGGCCACCGGCATTGCGCTGGTGCGTTATATGCGGCCGGCCTGGGAGCAGAAGCCGGGCGCCAACTGGCTGACCGTGGAAACGGCAGCCGAGGCGGCGGCCGCCCTGCCCCACAATGCCGATGTGCTGCTGACCACCGGCCATACCGGGCTCGACAAGTTTTTGGAGCGCGATGACTGCCGGTTCGTGGTGCGCACCATCGAGGCGCCCGCCATGGCGCTGCCGCGGCATGCCAGCCTGCTGCAATCGCGGCCGCCTTATGGGCTGATCGACGAGATGGCGCTGATGGAGCGCGAGGGGATAACTCATCTGGTCACCAAGAATTCGGGGGGTGCGCAGACCTCGGCCAAGCTCGAAGCGGCGCAGCGGCTGGGAGTAAAGGTGATCATGATCGCCCGCCCCGCCTATGGCCCGGCGCTGGAGGTGAGCAGCGTGGAAGAGGCCATTGCCGCGCTGGAACTGGGGTAA
- a CDS encoding cobalamin biosynthesis protein, with protein MTIGTEGPQQHSIVAGIGCGSAATAIEIVTLLEACLLEAGLSRSALLAIASHNRKRDMPPLYAAAAHFGVPLRLLDDTSLAHTAPSPSARVAAAIGLPSIAEAVAAAAGRLLLGKRKSAHATCALASCAPQFDVARFGNAAPYPSSSAAMASSTLLTSSAGP; from the coding sequence ATGACGATTGGCACCGAAGGGCCGCAGCAGCACTCCATCGTGGCCGGCATTGGCTGCGGCAGCGCTGCAACGGCCATCGAAATCGTCACGCTGCTCGAGGCCTGCCTGCTCGAAGCCGGGCTTTCGCGCTCGGCACTCCTGGCCATCGCTTCTCACAATCGCAAGCGCGACATGCCGCCGCTTTACGCCGCAGCCGCGCATTTCGGCGTGCCATTGCGCCTGCTCGACGATACCTCGCTCGCCCACACGGCCCCCAGCCCCTCCGCCCGGGTAGCGGCTGCGATCGGCCTGCCGTCAATCGCTGAAGCGGTCGCGGCGGCCGCCGGCCGGCTGCTGCTCGGCAAGCGGAAATCTGCACACGCCACCTGCGCCCTCGCCAGTTGCGCTCCCCAATTCGATGTTGCCCGGTTCGGCAACGCCGCGCCTTACCCCAGTTCCAGCGCGGCAATGGCCTCTTCCACGCTGCTCACCTCCAGCGCCGGGCCATAG
- a CDS encoding cation diffusion facilitator family transporter, with the protein MTNKRTLAVAVASLVIGLVVLGLKLLAWRMTGSVALYSDALESIVNVVTAIAALAAVRLAQKPADAALPYGYHKVEYFSAVLVGVMIIVAAILIVREAYFGLMAPEMPGAPVEGLAISAAATAINLVWAFSLIRYSRKVRSPALEADGKHLMTDVISTIGVLIGLVLVFLTGFAPLDSILAGLVALNILWSGWGVIRDSIGGLMDVAVPPETQKLIREVIAGNAEGAIEAHDIRTRQAGKMTFIDFHLVVPGVMSVEAAHAICDGIEAKLREAVEDVMITIHVEPEEKAKHNGIVVV; encoded by the coding sequence ATGACCAACAAAAGAACGCTGGCGGTTGCCGTGGCGAGCCTTGTCATTGGGCTGGTCGTGCTCGGGCTGAAGCTGCTGGCCTGGCGGATGACCGGTTCGGTCGCGCTCTATTCGGATGCCCTGGAATCCATCGTCAATGTGGTGACCGCGATTGCGGCGCTGGCGGCGGTGCGGCTGGCCCAGAAGCCGGCCGACGCTGCCCTGCCCTATGGCTACCACAAGGTGGAGTATTTCTCCGCCGTGCTGGTGGGCGTGATGATCATCGTGGCTGCTATCCTCATCGTGCGGGAGGCCTATTTCGGGCTAATGGCGCCGGAAATGCCCGGTGCGCCAGTCGAGGGGCTGGCAATCAGCGCGGCAGCGACCGCGATCAACCTGGTCTGGGCCTTCTCGCTTATCCGCTATAGCCGCAAGGTGCGCTCGCCGGCCCTGGAAGCCGATGGCAAACATCTGATGACCGATGTCATTTCGACCATCGGCGTGCTGATCGGGCTGGTGCTGGTGTTCCTCACCGGGTTTGCGCCGCTCGATTCGATCCTGGCGGGGCTGGTAGCGCTCAACATCCTGTGGTCTGGCTGGGGCGTGATCCGCGACAGCATTGGCGGGCTGATGGACGTGGCCGTGCCGCCGGAGACGCAAAAGCTGATCCGCGAGGTGATTGCCGGCAATGCCGAGGGCGCTATCGAAGCCCATGACATTCGCACGCGGCAGGCCGGCAAGATGACCTTTATCGACTTTCACCTGGTGGTGCCCGGCGTGATGAGTGTGGAGGCGGCTCATGCCATTTGCGATGGGATCGAGGCCAAGCTGCGCGAGGCGGTGGAGGATGTGATGATCACAATCCATGTCGAGCCCGAGGAAAAAGCCAAGCATAATGGCATCGTGGTCGTCTAA
- the cobO gene encoding cob(I)yrinic acid a,c-diamide adenosyltransferase, producing MSEAERNAYHAEKMKKKQEARNKILATKTEERGLLIVHTGKGKGKSTAAFGMVFRAIGHGMKVGVVQFVKGAWDTGERDVLLKFPDLVTINAMGEGFTWDVQDRERDLAAARAAWEQAKLLIADPAYKLVLLDELNICLRYDYLPLDEVVAFLKDKPADKHVIVTGRNAKDEVIEIADLVTEMTEIKHHFRAGVKAQAGIEF from the coding sequence ATGAGCGAGGCTGAACGCAACGCCTATCATGCTGAAAAGATGAAGAAAAAGCAGGAGGCGCGGAACAAGATCCTCGCCACCAAGACCGAGGAACGCGGCCTGCTCATCGTTCACACCGGCAAGGGCAAGGGCAAATCCACCGCCGCCTTCGGCATGGTGTTCCGCGCCATCGGTCACGGCATGAAAGTGGGCGTCGTGCAATTCGTCAAAGGCGCCTGGGACACTGGCGAGCGCGATGTGCTGCTGAAATTCCCCGACCTGGTCACCATCAATGCCATGGGCGAGGGCTTCACCTGGGATGTGCAGGATCGCGAGCGCGACCTCGCCGCCGCCCGCGCCGCCTGGGAGCAAGCCAAGCTGCTGATCGCCGACCCAGCCTACAAGCTGGTCCTGCTCGACGAGCTCAATATCTGCCTGCGCTACGACTATCTGCCGCTCGACGAGGTGGTCGCCTTCCTCAAGGACAAGCCGGCCGATAAGCACGTCATCGTCACCGGCCGCAACGCCAAGGACGAGGTGATCGAAATCGCCGATCTGGTGACGGAAATGACCGAAATCAAACACCACTTCCGCGCCGGCGTGAAAGCGCAGGCGGGCATAGAGTTTTAG
- the cbiB gene encoding adenosylcobinamide-phosphate synthase CbiB codes for MYALIPPLALLAERVLGYPQLLTGRIGHPVMWFGWLISYMEQRTNTPVRSARQRKLAGIVSLALLLIVVLVVAVVVQRLVRSLPLGWLLEVLLATPFLAQKELGRAVEAVGDALGTSLAAGREAVSHIVGRDPQTLDEAGVSRAAIETLAESTSDGVVAPWFWLVLLGLPGIVLYKAINTPDSMIGHLNDRYRDYGWAAARLDDLVNLIPARLSAVLVTIACFFIPDASPSRAWGAAMRDARGHKSPNSGWPEAAFAGALGISLGGPRHYDGEMVDLPMMGKGDRNLGRYHIARAVSLYHMVLTVLLVVSTLLALAIALGG; via the coding sequence ATGTATGCCCTGATCCCGCCTCTGGCCCTGTTGGCCGAACGTGTCCTCGGCTATCCGCAGCTTTTGACCGGGCGGATCGGGCATCCGGTCATGTGGTTTGGCTGGCTGATTTCCTATATGGAACAACGCACTAATACGCCGGTGCGCAGCGCCCGGCAGCGCAAGCTGGCGGGGATCGTGTCGCTGGCTTTGCTGCTGATCGTGGTGCTGGTTGTGGCTGTCGTTGTGCAACGCCTGGTGCGGTCGCTGCCGCTGGGCTGGCTGCTCGAAGTATTGCTGGCGACGCCGTTTCTGGCCCAGAAGGAATTGGGCCGCGCTGTCGAGGCCGTGGGCGATGCGCTGGGAACCTCGCTGGCAGCAGGACGCGAGGCGGTCAGCCATATCGTTGGGCGCGACCCGCAAACCCTTGACGAAGCTGGCGTTTCTCGCGCGGCAATCGAGACCCTGGCGGAAAGTACCTCCGATGGCGTGGTGGCACCCTGGTTCTGGCTGGTGCTGCTCGGCCTGCCCGGCATCGTGCTCTACAAGGCCATCAACACGCCCGATTCCATGATCGGGCATCTCAATGACCGCTACCGCGATTATGGCTGGGCGGCGGCGCGGCTCGATGACCTTGTCAATCTTATCCCCGCCCGGCTTTCGGCGGTTTTGGTGACCATTGCCTGTTTCTTTATCCCCGATGCCAGCCCGTCCCGGGCCTGGGGCGCCGCGATGCGCGATGCGCGCGGGCATAAGTCACCCAATTCAGGCTGGCCGGAAGCCGCCTTTGCCGGTGCGTTGGGAATTTCCCTTGGTGGACCAAGGCATTACGATGGTGAGATGGTCGACCTGCCGATGATGGGCAAGGGGGATAGAAACCTCGGGCGCTATCACATCGCCCGTGCTGTCAGCCTTTATCATATGGTGCTCACCGTGCTGCTGGTTGTTAGCACACTGTTAGCACTGGCAATCGCATTGGGCGGCTGA
- the cobU gene encoding bifunctional adenosylcobinamide kinase/adenosylcobinamide-phosphate guanylyltransferase, producing the protein MTRHVLVLGGARSGKTGFAERLALHNGAKPAYLATAEALDAEMRDRVASHKAVRGERFATIEEPLKLSDALIKASSSHDVILVDCLTLWITNLLLANEDVSSAVSELGATLIQLKKAKIILVSNEVGLGIVPDNAMARTFRDLAGAAHQRLAEICDDVYFVAAGLPMTLKGQPPEQTPTHIHEA; encoded by the coding sequence ATGACGAGACATGTATTGGTGCTGGGTGGCGCTCGCTCGGGCAAAACCGGCTTTGCCGAGCGGTTGGCGCTCCATAACGGGGCCAAGCCTGCCTATCTGGCGACAGCCGAGGCGCTGGACGCCGAAATGCGTGACCGCGTCGCCAGTCACAAGGCGGTACGTGGCGAGCGCTTTGCCACCATAGAGGAGCCGCTCAAGCTTTCCGATGCCCTGATCAAGGCCTCGTCCAGCCACGATGTGATCCTGGTCGATTGCCTGACGCTATGGATCACCAATCTTTTGCTGGCCAATGAGGATGTCTCGAGCGCGGTCAGCGAATTGGGCGCCACGCTGATCCAGCTCAAGAAAGCCAAGATCATCCTGGTCAGCAACGAGGTGGGGCTGGGCATCGTGCCCGACAATGCCATGGCCCGCACCTTCCGCGATCTTGCCGGCGCCGCCCATCAGCGCCTCGCCGAAATCTGCGACGACGTCTATTTCGTCGCTGCGGGCCTGCCGATGACGCTCAAGGGCCAGCCGCCCGAACAGACACCGACGCATATTCACGAGGCGTGA
- the cobA gene encoding uroporphyrinogen-III C-methyltransferase: MFDWIRRPNRRGHFAALDHADFPPLEPGTVWLVGAGPGGPGLVSLLGYHGLGQADVVVHDALVSDALLAMAPRRAQRIFAGKRGGRPSPKQADISLQLIDLAKAGKRVLRLKGGDPFMFGRGGEEAGALARAGVRFRIVPGISSGLGGLAYAGIPVTHRDTNHAVVFLTGHDDTGAVPQGVDWNAIANAAPVIVMYMAVKHLGSIAEKLIAAGRPADDSLTIVSHVATPRQSAIATTLGKAPSLADIPTPAIVVLGPVGAYSQTLDWYVQGARNHVFG; the protein is encoded by the coding sequence ATGTTTGACTGGATCAGGCGTCCCAATCGCCGGGGCCATTTCGCTGCGCTCGACCACGCCGATTTCCCCCCGTTGGAACCTGGCACGGTCTGGCTCGTCGGCGCGGGTCCCGGCGGGCCCGGCCTCGTCTCGCTATTGGGTTATCACGGCCTCGGCCAGGCCGATGTGGTGGTTCATGATGCCTTGGTCTCCGATGCCCTGCTGGCCATGGCGCCGCGCCGCGCGCAACGGATTTTCGCCGGCAAGCGCGGCGGCCGGCCTTCGCCGAAACAGGCCGATATTTCGCTGCAACTCATCGACCTCGCCAAGGCCGGCAAACGCGTCCTCCGCCTCAAGGGGGGAGACCCCTTCATGTTCGGCCGCGGTGGCGAAGAGGCCGGCGCTCTGGCTCGGGCCGGCGTGCGATTCCGCATCGTGCCCGGCATTTCCTCGGGCCTGGGCGGGCTGGCTTATGCCGGCATTCCCGTCACCCATCGCGACACCAACCACGCCGTCGTCTTCCTCACCGGCCACGACGATACCGGCGCCGTGCCACAAGGCGTCGATTGGAACGCCATCGCCAATGCCGCCCCGGTCATCGTCATGTATATGGCCGTCAAGCATCTGGGCTCCATCGCCGAAAAACTCATCGCCGCGGGACGGCCTGCCGATGACAGCCTGACCATCGTCTCCCACGTCGCCACGCCCCGGCAATCCGCCATTGCCACCACGCTGGGCAAAGCGCCTTCCTTGGCCGACATCCCCACCCCCGCCATCGTCGTGCTCGGGCCCGTGGGCGCCTATAGCCAGACACTCGATTGGTATGTGCAAGGCGCCCGGAACCATGTCTTTGGCTAA
- a CDS encoding cobyric acid synthase, with translation MAKSLMFMGTGSDVGKSLLVAGLCRLLANRGLRVAPFKPQNMSNNAAVTADGGEIGRAQALQARAARRDPITAMNPVLLKPEQETGSQVVVRGQRRASMSARAYWAERGKLMPEVLEAFHELAADSDYIIVEGAGSASEVNLRANDIANFGFAQAAELPVVLIGDIHRGGVIASIVGTFAVIGEADAGLIRATLVNKFQGDPSLFAAGIGFIAQHTGVPCFGPVPWFSDAAKLPAEDVLALENYASGGSGGFTIAVPRLPRIANFDDLDPLRAEPGVNLVLVEPGQPIPRNADLVILPGSKATRSDLAALRANGWDIDLLAHHRAGGRILGICGGYQMLGRTIADPEGIEGEPGTSAGLGLLDVETVLEPVKQLRVEAAVHAASNLPISGYHMHMGVTEGPDRQQPFARISKALEGAVSADGLVAGTYLHGLFAADGFRRAFLGNAASPDLSYETGVEQALDDLAAHLQTHLDIDALLALAEPVSLA, from the coding sequence ATGGCCAAGTCACTGATGTTCATGGGTACGGGGTCCGATGTCGGCAAGTCGCTGCTGGTGGCGGGACTGTGCCGCTTGCTGGCCAATCGCGGCCTGCGCGTTGCTCCGTTCAAGCCGCAGAACATGTCCAACAATGCCGCCGTCACCGCCGATGGCGGCGAAATCGGCCGGGCGCAGGCGCTGCAGGCGCGCGCCGCGCGGCGTGACCCTATCACGGCGATGAACCCGGTTCTGCTCAAGCCCGAGCAGGAAACCGGCTCGCAGGTTGTCGTGCGGGGCCAGCGCCGGGCCTCGATGTCCGCCCGTGCCTATTGGGCCGAGCGCGGTAAGCTGATGCCCGAGGTCCTGGAGGCCTTCCATGAGCTGGCAGCCGATAGCGACTATATCATCGTCGAAGGCGCCGGCAGCGCCTCCGAGGTCAATCTGCGGGCCAATGACATCGCCAATTTCGGTTTTGCCCAGGCCGCCGAACTGCCGGTCGTGCTGATCGGCGATATCCACCGCGGCGGCGTCATCGCCTCCATCGTCGGCACTTTTGCGGTGATCGGAGAGGCCGATGCCGGACTGATCCGCGCCACTTTGGTCAATAAATTCCAGGGCGATCCTTCCCTGTTTGCCGCAGGGATCGGCTTCATCGCCCAGCATACCGGTGTGCCTTGTTTCGGGCCCGTCCCGTGGTTTTCCGATGCCGCCAAGCTGCCGGCGGAAGATGTGTTGGCGCTCGAAAACTATGCATCTGGAGGCTCGGGCGGCTTCACCATTGCCGTGCCGCGCCTGCCGCGCATTGCTAATTTCGATGATCTTGATCCGCTCCGCGCCGAGCCGGGTGTCAATCTCGTATTGGTCGAACCCGGCCAACCCATTCCCCGCAATGCCGATCTGGTCATTCTGCCCGGTTCCAAGGCCACGCGCAGCGATCTCGCTGCTTTGCGGGCCAATGGCTGGGATATCGACCTTCTGGCGCATCACCGCGCCGGTGGCCGCATCCTGGGCATTTGCGGCGGCTACCAGATGCTGGGCAGGACCATTGCTGACCCTGAGGGTATCGAGGGCGAGCCGGGAACCAGCGCGGGATTGGGACTGCTCGACGTGGAAACCGTACTGGAGCCGGTCAAGCAATTGCGGGTCGAGGCGGCCGTTCATGCCGCGTCCAACCTGCCGATCAGTGGCTATCACATGCATATGGGCGTCACCGAAGGCCCTGATCGTCAGCAGCCTTTCGCCAGGATTTCCAAGGCCTTGGAAGGAGCGGTCAGCGCCGATGGACTGGTGGCCGGCACCTATCTGCACGGCCTCTTCGCCGCCGATGGCTTCCGCCGCGCTTTCCTCGGTAATGCAGCCAGTCCCGACCTCTCCTATGAGACCGGCGTCGAGCAGGCGCTTGACGATCTGGCGGCCCATCTCCAAACCCATCTCGATATCGATGCGCTGCTTGCGCTGGCCGAACCTGTGAGCCTTGCCTGA